In the genome of Sulfurimonas autotrophica DSM 16294, the window AAACACTCTGGCATGCACCGGATTCTGCTTACCCTTTTTCCATGCAGCTTGGTAACGCCAACATTGTTGCAGCCAAAACAGGCATATCGACTGTGGCTGATTTTCGAGGTATGGACATCGCTCACGGCGGTCAAGGTGCGCCTTTTGCACCAGCATTTCACAAATTTTTGTTTGCAGACACGAAGCAAAAAATGGCACTTGTAAACATCGGCGGTATGGCAAACATCTCTTTGCTTTTTGGAAAACTTCAAGGCTGGGATGTCGGCTGTGGCAATGTTTTAATGGATTTATGGATACAAAAAACACAAGCTAAAGAGTATGATAAAGAGGGAGCTTTTGCAAAGAGCGCGCAAACAGATAAAAGCCTGCTTGCAAAAATGCTTATGGATGTCTACTTTCAAAAGCAGCCGCCAAAAAGCACAGGCAGAGAGTATTTCAATGAAGCATGGCTCACACAAAAACTGCAAGGTTTTGAGCATTTAAGCGATGCACAGGTGCAAAGAACACTTTTAGAACTTACCGCACAAACTATTGCAAATGATGTCAACAACACGCACTCATCACAGCTCATAGTCTGCGGCGGCGGAGCAAAAAACAGCTTTTTAATGCAGCGGCTCGCTAAGCTCTGTCATGCCGAAG includes:
- a CDS encoding anhydro-N-acetylmuramic acid kinase translates to MKELYIGVMSGTSLDGIDIALCEIGDTTCRLLSAHEYPFPQVLKEEILALISSSVSLKQIGECDMKLGMLFTECINDFIQKNALHVKDITAIGLHGQTLWHAPDSAYPFSMQLGNANIVAAKTGISTVADFRGMDIAHGGQGAPFAPAFHKFLFADTKQKMALVNIGGMANISLLFGKLQGWDVGCGNVLMDLWIQKTQAKEYDKEGAFAKSAQTDKSLLAKMLMDVYFQKQPPKSTGREYFNEAWLTQKLQGFEHLSDAQVQRTLLELTAQTIANDVNNTHSSQLIVCGGGAKNSFLMQRLAKLCHAEVSPSDTLGINSDFLEAMAFAWFAKKRIHKEPLKLRNVTGAKKDSIAGAVYAAD